A stretch of Henckelia pumila isolate YLH828 chromosome 4, ASM3356847v2, whole genome shotgun sequence DNA encodes these proteins:
- the LOC140863793 gene encoding pathogenesis-related thaumatin-like protein 3.5, giving the protein MASNLCAIAAVMSILFAVLSGIRLSECTRFTIINNCKDTIWPGITPNNFSGGGFALKPKETKIFTSSPTWNGRIWARTGCDFDTNGNGTCQTGGCGRALQCSGPGQPPASIAQFSLGEIDYYDVSLVDGFNLPIVVKPVGGKGSCSAAGCDSDLRPNCSSELALVVDGKIIACQSACSVFNTDEYCCRGAYSAPMACLPTNYSRPFKTACPAAYSFAHDDATSVMTCSSTDYVVTFCSSRNQTECTYHDGKLSCNGSSGRLTQVTQTLKLLVMALAMGISVQVML; this is encoded by the exons ATGGCCTCAAATCTTTGCGCAATTGCGGCTGTCATGTCTATTTTGTTTGCTGTTTTATCAG GTATAAGATTGTCTGAATGCACGAGGTTCACTATAATAAATAACTGCAAGGACACCATATGGCCTGGAATCACCCCTAACAACTTCAGTGGTGGAGGCTTTGCTTTGAAGCCAAAAGAAACCAAAATCTTCACCTCTTCACCCACCTGGAATGGGCGGATATGGGCCCGAACTGGTTGTGACTTCGACACAAATGGCAACGGTACATGTCAAACAGGCGGTTGCGGGCGAGCCCTCCAATGCTCGGGTCCTGGCCAGCCACCTGCTTCAATTGCCCAATTTTCACTCGGTGAAATCGACTACTATGATGTTAGCCTCGTCGATGGATTCAACTTACCCATTGTCGTAAAACCTGTTGGCGGTAAAGGTAGCTGCAGCGCAGCAGGATGTGATAGTGATCTACGGCCAAATTGCTCATCCGAGCTTGCCCTCGTGGTTGATGGAAAGATCATAGCTTGCCAAAGTGCATGTAGTGTATTCAACACTGATGAGTACTGCTGCAGAGGGGCATACTCGGCTCCCATGGCATGTTTGCCCACAAATTATTCAAGACCATTCAAAACTGCCTGCCCTGCGGCGTATAGCTTCGCCCATGATGACGCCACGAGTGTCATGACTTGCTCAAGCACAGATTATGTGGTGACATTTTGTTCCTCCAG GAATCAAACCGAATGCACTTATCACGACGGAAAGCTTTCATGTAATGGATCAAGTGGCAGGTTGACACAAGTAACTCAAACCTTGAAGCTCCTGGTAATGGCGTTGGCTATGGGAATTAGTGTACAGGTTATGCTTTGA
- the LOC140863794 gene encoding fatty acid elongase 3-like — MATLYSTIHYWLVDHPTISQYEWKPNHTVGASKFFVTLTVSTYLTLTFSLHHFPVLPTLPPAALRLITATHNLVLCSLSFFMAIGCTLSALHQSPPHNLTWPICFPLRHTPPRGPTFFWAHVFYFSKILEFIDTLLILLSGSRSRRLSFLHVYHHAVVVVMCYLWLSTSQSLFPVALVTNASVHVLMYGYYLLCAVGIRPSWKRLVTDCQIIQFVFSFLISGLMLYLHFSGSGCEGILGWCFNAIFNASLLALFLDFHLQNYAKKKKLSQS, encoded by the coding sequence ATGGCCACTCTCTACAGTACCATCCACTATTGGCTAGTTGACCATCCAACCATCAGCCAGTACGAGTGGAAACCCAACCACACCGTCGGCGCGTCTAAATTCTTCGTCACACTCACTGTCTCCACCTACCTCACCCTCACCTTCTCCCTCCACCATTTCCCCGTCCTCCCCACCCTTCCCCCCGCCGCGCTCCGCCTCATAACCGCCACCCACAACCTCGTCCTATGCTCCCTCTCCTTCTTCATGGCCATCGGCTGCACCCTCTCCGCCCTCCACCAATCTCCGCCCCACAACCTCACCTGGCCCATCTGCTTCCCGCTCCGCCACACCCCGCCGCGTGGACCTACCTTCTTCTGGGCCCACGTTTTCTACTTCTCCAAGATCCTCGAATTCATCGACACCCTGTTGATCCTCTTGAGCGGATCCCGTTCCCGGAGGCTGTCCTTCCTCCACGTGTACCACCACGCGGTGGTGGTGGTGATGTGTTACCTGTGGCTCTCGACGTCGCAGTCGCTGTTCCCGGTGGCGCTGGTGACCAACGCGTCGGTGCACGTGCTGATGTACGGATACTATCTGCTGTGCGCGGTGGGTATACGGCCGTCGTGGAAGAGATTGGTGACCGACTGTCAGATTATCCAGTTTGTGTTCAGCTTCTTGATTTCGGGTCTGATGCTGTACCTCCATTTCAGCGGGTCGGGTTGTGAGGGGATCCTGGGATGGTGCTTCAATGCAATTTTCAATGCTTCACTTTTGGCTTTGTTTCTTGATTTTCATCTCCAAAATTACGCcaaaaagaagaaattgagTCAATCTTGA